One Cryptomeria japonica chromosome 9, Sugi_1.0, whole genome shotgun sequence genomic window carries:
- the LOC131858523 gene encoding cytochrome P450 71AU50-like has translation MLDMGESESSKIQVSRLSIKAIILDMLLAGVDTSLITIEWAMTELLRNPKVMARAQQEIELQVGRDRIVRESDLVNLDSWRCVMKETFRLHPVGAFMVPHESTEGCNVGGYYIPPKTRLLVNVWAMGRDDCIWKDPLEFKPERFIRSSIDLKGQHFELLPFGAGRRGCPGMSMGSSVVNLAVAQLIHCFDWSVEGEVNREEEFGLSLPKKFPLSALPSWRLTTEGPP, from the exons ATGCTGGACATGGGTGAGAGCGAAAGTTCCAAGATTCAAGTCTCTCGCCtttcaatcaaagcaatcatcttG GATATGCTACTTGCTGGAGTAGACACATCTCTTATAACTATAGAATGGGCGATGACTGAGCTGCTGAGAAACCCTAAAGTAATGGCAAGGGCGCAACAAGAGATTGAATTACAGGTCGGGAGAGATCGCATTGTAAGGGAAAGTGATCTTGTAAACTTAGATTCCTGGCGGTGTGTGATGAAGGAAACATTTCGATTACATCCAGTAGGGGCCTTTATGGTGCCACACGAATCCACTGAGGGTTGCAATGTGGGAGGATATTACATTCCACCAAAAACAAGGTTGCTTGTGAATGTTTGGGCAATGGGAAGGGATGATTGTATTTGGAAAGATCCTTTAGAATTCAAGCCTGAAAGATTTATTCGGTCAAGCATAGATCTGAAAGGCCAACACTTTGAATTGTTGCCATTCGGAGCAGGGAGGAGGGGATGCCCCGGAATGTCCATGGGCAGTTCCGTTGTTAACTTGGCTGTGGCTCAGCTCATACATTGCTTTGATTGGAGTGTGGAGGGTGAGGTGAATAGGGAAGAAGAGTTTGGTTTGAGCTTACCTAAAAAGTTTCCTCTTTCTGCTCTTCCCTCCTGGAGGCTCACCACTGAAGGGCCACCATAG
- the LOC131858524 gene encoding cytochrome P450 750A1-like — protein MAWLNFPAVELGFSLIFLWIIYRFLTARKRNKGKLGLPPGPRPWPLVGNLHLLGSFPPKSVTQLGKKYGPIMFLRLGSVPTVVASSPAMAKEFLKTHDLTFASRPATSGAKYLGYESRDVALAPYGEYWRQMRKLYTMELLTTKRTESFSWVREEEATAMVRSVWEGSEKGMRSVQLRNLISTLSLNTICRMFAGRGYSGLSAGESFLEIMTEIMHLLGVIIVRDYIPSLSFLDLQGYRRRMKAVHKA, from the coding sequence ATGGCATGGCTCAATTTCCCTGCAGTGGAGCTGGGTTTTTCGCTCATCTTCCTCTGGATAATATACAGATTTCTGACagcaagaaagagaaacaaaggaaaGTTGGGATTGCCACCAGGGCCACGGCCATGGCCACTGGTAGGCAATCTCCATCTCTTGGGAAGCTTTCCTCCCAAGTCCGTGACTCAGCTAGGAAAAAAGTACGGACCCATCATGTTTCTACGCCTGGGCTCGGTACCCACGGTTGTGGCCTCTTCTCCTGCCATGGCCAAAGAGTTTCTTAAAACCCATGATTTGACCTTCGCCAGCAGACCAGCTACATCGGGGGCAAAGTACCTGGGCTACGAGAGCAGAGACGTAGCGCTGGCCCCCTATGGAGAGTACTGGCGGCAGATGAGAAAGTTGTACACAATGGAATTACTGACGACCAAGAGAACGGAGTCATTCAGTTGGGTAAGAGAAGAAGAGGCGACAGCCATGGTGAGATCTGTGTGGGAAGGAAGTGAGAAGGGCATGCGTTCCGTCCAACTGCGGAATCTCATCTCCACCCTCTCACTCAACACTATCTGCAGAATGTTTGCAGGCAGAGGATACTCCGGACTGAGCGCAGGCGAATCGTTTTTAGAGATAATGACTGAAATTATGCATCTGCTGGGAGTAATTATTGTGAGGGACTACATTCCCTCTCTTTCCTTTCTTGATTTGCAAGGCTACCGCCGCCGTATGAAGGCCGTTCATAAAGCATAG